The following are from one region of the Coffea eugenioides isolate CCC68of chromosome 2, Ceug_1.0, whole genome shotgun sequence genome:
- the LOC113762851 gene encoding pleiotropic drug resistance protein 3-like — MAQLVETDDIESVRNELSEVERSLRLSLPHLSSSFSSSSVLSTERDGNLNEEIALQWAAIERLPTVQRLRSSLFDQPDDNEAAGKRKMAIDVTKLSALERHMFIERLIKHIEYDNLRLLQNMRKRMNKVGLEFPSVEIRYNDLHVEAVCEVVEGKPLPTLWNSFKSSLPDVTRLPGLESRVSKISIIDGVSGIIKPGRMTLLLGPPGCGKTTLLKALSGNLNKSLKVTGDISYNGYKLTEFVPQKTSAYISQYDLHNGEMTVRETVDFSLRCQGVGNRAEIMTQLSRREKQAGILPDPDIDTYMKASSAEGQKTTLQTDYILKILGIDTCADTLVGDAMRSGISGGQKKRLTTGEMIVGPTRALFMDEISNGLDSSTTYQIVACFQQLAHILDATILISLLQPAPETFDLFDDIILMSEGKIVYHGPRSTAVEFFQSCGFRCPERKGVADFLQEVISEKDQAQYWYSTEETYIYVSLDAFSRKFRESSHGKKLTKQLSATLVKSKSRKDAMNFTAYSLPKWELFRACLSREFLLMKRNRFVYIFKSVQLFISASITMTIFLRTRMGLDLLHANKYMGVLFFAGGVLVVDGLPELSMTVTRLAVFYKQRDLLFYPAWAYAIPSAILKLPLSLLEAVVWTCLTYYVIGYDPEVGRFFRHLILLFALHMASISMYRFVASVCRTVVVASMVGLLTLLLVFLFCGFIIPRPTMPNWLKWAFWVSPLSYGEIGLTLNEFLSPRWKKMLPTNTSVGQETLDARGLNFDAYFFWISLGALFGFTLLFNLGYTLALTFLNPGKMALPFEPLTVVFQDLQYYVETPLAMKEQGFPEKRLQLLCDITGTFRPGVLTALMGVSGAGKTTLLDVLAGRKTSGYTEGEIKIGGFPKVQRTFARISGYCEQTDIHSPQITVEESVLFSAWLRLHPQIDSKTKIDFVKEVLETIELDGIKDVLVGIPGVNGLSTEQRKRLTIAVEFVANPSIIFLDEPTTGLDARAAAIVMRGVKNVASTGRTIVCTIHQPSIDIFEAFDELILLKSGGRMIYSGLLGRNSSEVIDYFEGIPGVPKIRNNYNPATWMLEVTSTSSEAELGVDFAEIYKHSSLYEINKELANTLSTPPIGHKALDFPTHFAQNGWIQFKTCLWKQHWSYWRSPSYNWTRFLFMFITSLIFGALFWKQGKKMKDQQSLFNMLASMFSAMFFCGVFNSSTILPYVSTERTVLYRERFAGMYATWAYTLAQVIIEIPYVFIQVLAFTVITYPMIGYYWSAYKVFWYMYSMFCTLLCYNCVGMTIVSITPSYPLAAVLQSAFYNIFYLFAGFLIPRPQIPKWWVWLYYLSPTSWTLNGMLTSQYGDIHEPIQVFGQTTTVAKFLRDYFGFHHDQLPVVAVISILYPTVLACMFSYFIAKLNFQKR, encoded by the exons ATGGCTCAGTTGGTAGAAACAGACGATATAGAGTCAGTAAGAAATGAGTTGTCAGAAGTGGAAAGAAGCTTGAGATTGTCGTTGCCGCATCTAAGCTCTAGCTTCAGTAGTAGTTCAGTCTTGAGTACTGAAAGGGATGGTAATCTTAATGAAGAAATTGCATTGCAATGGGCTGCTATTGAAAGGCTGCCTACTGTTCAACGGCTCAGATCATCTTTGTTTGATCAGCCTGATGACAATGAAGCTGCAGGTAAAAGAAAAATGGCGATTGATGTTACTAAGCTCAGTGCTCTGGAAAGGCATATGTTCATTGAGAGGCTAATTAAACACATTGAGTATGACAACCTTCGGCTGCTGCAGAACATGAGAAAAAGAATGAACAA AGTTGGTTTAGAATTTCCTTCGGTGGAAATAAGATATAATGATCTACATGTAGAAGCTGTGTGTGAAGTAGTTGAAGGAAAGCCTCTCCCGACTCTTTGGAATTCCTTTAAAAGCAGTCTTCCG GATGTTACAAGGCTTCCAGGTCTTGAGTCACGAGTATCAAAGATCAGTATCATTGATGGTGTTAGCGGTATCATTAAGCCTGGAAG AATGACTCTCCTGCTTGGTCCTCCAGGATGTGGGAAGACCACACTATTAAAGGCACTTTCTGGAAATCTTAACAAATCACTCAAG GTAACTGGGGACATTTCGTACAATGGATACAAATTAACAGAATTTGTGCCTCAAAAAACTTCTGCTTACATAAGCCAGTATGATCTGCATAATGGTGAAATGACTGTAAGGGAAACGGTTGATTTCTCGTTGCGCTGTCAAGGTGTTGGAAACAGAGCAG AGATAATGACTCAGCTGAGTCGACGGGAGAAACAGGCCGGAATTCTTCCTGATCCAGATATTGATACCTACATGAAG GCCAGTTCTGCTGAGGGACAAAAGACAACGCTCCAAACAGACTACATTCTAAAA ATACTTGGAATTGATACTTGTGCTGACACACTAGTAGGAGATGCGATGAGGAGTGGTATCTCTGGTGGTCAGAAAAAGAGATTGACAACTG GGGAAATGATAGTTGGCCCTACAAGAGCTTTGTTCATGGACGAAAtatcaaatggattggatagttCAACCACCTATCAGATTGTTGCTTGCTTTCAGCAACTAGCACATATCCTAGATGCTACCATACTCATTTCACTTCTTCAGCCTGCTCCAGAAACATTTGATCTCTTTGATGATATCATCTTGATGAGTGAAGGAAAGATTGTCTATCATGGACCTCGAAGCACTGCTGTAGAATTTTTTCAGAGTTGTGGATTTAGGTGTCCTGAAAGAAAAGGAGTAGCAGACTTCCTACAGGAG GTCATTTCAGAAAAGGATCAAGCACAGTACTGGTATTCTACTGAAGAAACTTACATTTATGTCTCTCTTGAtgcattttcaagaaaatttagAGAATCTTCTCACGGCAAGAAGCTAACAAAACAACTATCAGCAACATTAGTGAAGTCCAAGAGCCGCAAGGATGCTATGAATTTTACAGCATATTCGCTTCCTAAATGGGAGCTTTTTAGGGCTTGTCTATCAAGAGAATTCTTGTTGATGAAAAGGAATCGCTTTGTCTACATTTTCAAGTCCGTTCAG CTTTTCATTTCAGCATCTATCACAATGACAATATTTTTGCGGACAAGGATGGGCCTTGATCTTCttcatgcaaacaagtacatgGGAGTTTTGTTCTTTGCAGGTGGCGTTCTTGTTGTTGATGGACTTCCAGAGTTGTCAATGACTGTTACAAGACTTGCAGTTTTCTACAAACAGAGAGATCTACTCTTCTACCCAGCTTGGGCTTATGCAATTCCAAGTGCCATTCTGAAGCTTCCGCTCTCATTGTTGGAAGCTGTAGTTTGGACATGTTTGACTTATTATGTCATTGGATACGATCCTGAGGTAGGAAG GTTCTTTCgccatttaattttattatttgctCTTCACATGGCATCGATATCCATGTATCGGTTTGTTGCATCTGTATGCCGAACCGTGGTTGTTGCCTCGATGGTTGGTCTCTTAACACTGTTATTGGTCTTTCTCTTCTGTGGCTTCATAATCCCCAGGC CCACCATGCCAAATTGGCTAAAGTGGGCATTTTGGGTTTCTCCACTGTCGTATGGTGAGATTGGCCTTACTCTAAATGAATTTCTTTCCCCACGTTGGAAGAAG ATGCTTCCAACAAATACCAGTGTTGGACAAGAAACGCTTGATGCCCGAGGATTGAACTTTGATGCATACTTTTTCTGGATTTCACTTGGTGCTTTGTTCGGCTTCACTTTACTGTTCAATCTTGGTTACACTTTGGCCTTAACATTTTTAAACC CAGGAAAAATGGCTTTACCTTTTGAGCCACTAACTGTGGTGTTCCAAGATTTGCAGTACTATGTTGAGACTCCTTTG GCTATGAAAGAGCAAGGTTTCCCAGAGAAAAGGCTCCAACTTCTTTGTGATATTACAGGGACCTTCAGGCCTGGTGTTCTTACAGCACTTATGGGAGTCAGCGGAGCTGGAAAAACAACTCTTCTTGATGTGCTTGCTGGTAGAAAAACTAGTGGGTATACAGAAGGAGAGATAAAAATTGGAGGGTTTCCCAAAGTTCAAAGGACCTTTGCTCGAATCTCGGGTTATTGTGAGCAAACTGATATACATTCCCCTCAAATTACTGTAGAAGAATCAGTCCTTTTTTCTGCTTGGTTACGACTTCATCCACAGATAGATTCGAAGACTAAAATT GATTTTGTGAAAGAGGTCCTTGAGACCATTGAACTTGACGGGATAAAAGATGTTCTTGTGGGCATTCCAGGCGTTAATGGCTTGTCAACTGAGCAACGCAAGCGGCTCACAATTGCAGTGGAATTTGTTGCTAATCCATCAATTATCTTCCTGGATGAACCTACAACTGGATTAGATGCAAGAGCAGCTGCTATTGTAATGCGAGGTGTTAAGAATGTTGCTAGTACAGGAAGAACGATTGTTTGCACCATCCACCAACCAAGCATTGACATATTTGAAGCATTTGATGAG TTAATTCTTCTTAAATCTGGTGGACGTATGATCTACAGTGGACTGTTGGGTCGAAACTCTAGTGAAGTCATTGATTACTTTGAG GGTATCCCAGGTGTGCCAAAAATAAGGAATAATTATAATCCAGCAACATGGATGTTAGAGGTCACTTCAACATCTTCAGAAGCTGAGCTTGGTGTAGACTTTGCTGAGATCTACAAGCATTCTTCTTTGTATGA GATTAACAAAGAACTTGCGAATACCCTGAGCACGCCACCTATTGGTCATAAAGCTTTGGATTTCCCAACGCACTTTGCACAAAATGGTTGGATTCAGTTCAAAACTTGTCTCTGGAAACAACACTGGTCTTACTGGAGAAGTCCTTCTTACAACTGGACGCGCTTCTTATTCATGTTTATTACATCTCTGATTTTCGGGGCATTATTTTGGAAGCAAGGGAAAAAGAT GAAAGATCAGCAGAGCTTATTCAACATGCTTGCTTCGATGTTCTCCGCAATGTTCTTTTGTGGTGTATTTAATTCATCTACAATTTTGCCATATGTCAGCACTGAGCGAACTGTTTTATACAGAGAAAGATTTGCAGGAATGTATGCTACTTGGGCTTATACACTCGCTCAG GTCATAATTGAGATCCCTTATGTCTTTATCCAAGTATTGGCGTTTACGGTAATCACATATCCAATGATTGGGTATTATTGGTCAGCTTACAAGGTTTTCTGGTACATGTACTCCATGTTCTGTACCTTGTTGTGCTACAATTGTGTCGGCATGACAATTGTCTCGATAACACCAAGCTATCCATTGGCTGCAGTTCTACAATCAGCTTTTTACAATATCTTCTACCTTTTTGCTGGATTTCTGATTCCTCGACCG CAAATCCCAAAGTGGTGGGTATGGCTATACTATTTATCTCCTACATCTTGGACACTGAATGGAATGCTTACGTCGCAGTATGGAGATATTCACGAGCCGATTCAGGTTTTTGGACAAACTACGACTGTAGCCAAGTTTCTGAGGGATTACTTTGGATTTCATCACGATCAACTACCTGTCGTGGCTGTTATCTCAATTCTGTACCCAACTGTTTTGGCCTGTATGTTTTCATATTTTATTGCAAAGTTAAACTTCCAAAAGAGATAA